The Niabella beijingensis genomic interval GGTTCATCCGTAAAATTTACCATGGTTCCCATTCCCGCAGGATCCTTTAAAATGGGAAGCAGTTCCGGAGAAGCAGATGAACAACCTCCGGTGACCGTAAAACTGGATGCCTTTTATATGGGATCCCATGAGGTGACATTTGATGAGTATGCTCTTTTTCAATACGATGAAAGTCTGGGCCAGAATGTAGATGCCGATGCTGTTACAAGGCCGACCGCTCCCTATATTGATCTTACATTGGGTATGGGCAAGGAAGGCGGATTTCCTGCCAACAGCATGCAACAGCGCGCCGCCATTATGTACTGTAAATGGCTCTATACAAAAACAGGTGTGTTTTACCGGCTGCCTACAGAAGCGGAATGGGAATATGCAGCGCGTGCGGGTTCGGGCACGGCTTATTTTTTTGGGGATGATCCCAAACAGCTGGACGATTATGCCTGGTATGCAAAAAACAGTGAAGACCATTATTACAAGACCGGCTTAAAAAAACCCAATCCCTGGGGACTTTATGATATTTACGGCAATGTGGCCGAATGGGTGCTCGACCAGTACCAGGCGGATTATTATAAAACACTGGGTAAGCAAACGGCCGCCAATCCGGTACGATTGCCTGAAGCAAAAAATCCGCGTATTGTAAGAGGCGGGAATTATAAAGACGAGGCACCGGCATTGCGCAGTGCCAACCGGACCGAATCGGATCCCATCTGGAACCGGCGCGATCCGCAGATCCCCAAAAGCAAATGGTGGAATGCTGATGCGCCCTTTGTAGGGTTCCGGCTGGTACGTCCTGCCAAACAGCCCAGCGCAGAAGCGATTGAAAAATTTTTCTCAACATATATCTTATAAACTTTTAGCGATTAAATACCATATTATGAATCACAAAACAACAAGAAGAGATTTTGTAAAAAGCAGCTCCCTGATCGCAGGCGGTTTACTTGCATCCCCTGTACTGGGAAATGTGAACTTTTTTTCCGGCGCTGAAGGAGTGATCAAAATAGCCCTGATCGGCTGCGGCGGCAGGGGCACCGGGGCGGTAACACAGGCCCTATCCACCAAACAGAATGTAAAGCTGGTGGCCATGGCCGATGCCTTTAAAGACCGTATCGACAGCTGTTATAAAACCATTACTTCCAAGGACGACAGCGGGATCGCCGCAGAAAAGATCAGCGTTCCCGAGGCCAATAAATTCACCGGCTTCGATGCTTATAAAAAGGCCATCGCCCTGGCAGATGTGGTGATCCTTACCACACCTCCCGGCTTCCGCCCCATTCATTTTGAAGAAGCGGTAAAACAGGGTAAACACATTTTTACAGAAAAGCCGATGGCCACGGATCCGGCGGGGATCAAAAAAGTACTGGATGCCGCAGAGATCGCCAAACAGAAAAAACTGAATGTGGTTGTAGGCTTGCAGCGCCGGTACCAGGATTCTTACCGGGCATTATTTGAGCGCAAGGACCTGATCGGAGAGATCATTTCCGGGCAGGTTTGGTGGAACAATGCCGGTGTATGGGTAAAACAACGGGAGCCCCAGCAGACCGAAATGGAGTACCAGATGCGTAACTGGTATTATTTCAACTGGCTTTGCGGAGATCATATCAATGAACAGCACATCCACAATATTGATGTAATGAACTGGTTCAAAGATGCCTACCCCGTAAAAGCACAGGGCATGGGCGGCCGCCAGGTAAGAACCGGAAAACAATACGGGGAGATCTTTGATCACCACTATGTGGAATTCCATTATGCGGACGGCTCTATCCTGAACAGCCAGTGCCGTCACATACCCGGTACCATGAGTAAGGTAGATGAACTGCTGGTAGGCACCAAGGGCGCTATTTTCTGCGACCAGGCGGTGATCAAAGACCGCTCCGGAAAGGTATTGTATGCGTTCGATAAAAAGAATGAGCGCAACCCTTATCAAACCGAGCACGATGAGCTGTTTGAGGCCATTGCCAAAGGAGAGTACAAGTTTGCCAATGCGGAGTATGGTGCCAAAAGCACACTGACGGCGATCATCGGGCGTATGGCAACATATAGCGGACAGGTGATCGAATGGGATAAAGCGCTTAACTCCGGTATCGATATCATGCCCAAAGAGTACAGCTTTAATGCCACCCCTCCCGTGGTTCCGGACGCCGATGGGTTCTATCCCATTGCCACACCGGGAAAAACAAAATATTTTTAGCACCAATGCTCCATGATATTACCAGGGCCGGGAGATCTTTCCCGGCTTTTTTATATTCCGCCTTCCCGTAGGCCGTCCGGAAGGTCCGGACAAAAAACAGGAGCCGCCTCCATTTTAAAGACGCAGCTCCTGCTAGATAACAAACTATATTTTTTTCACCGGTTCAGCAGAACCGGTCTTTTTACAGGGCGTTATTATAGTGTTCTTCTACTTTTTTCCAGTTCACCACATTCCAGAACGCCTTTAAATAATCGGGGCGCTTGTTCTGATATTTCAGATAGTACGCGTGTTCCCAAACATCCACTCCCAGTATAGGAGTTCCTTTCACTTCGGCAACATCCATCAGGGGATTGTCCTGGTTAGGAGTAGAAGTCACTTCCAGTTTGCCGTCCTTCACAATCAGCCAGGCCCAGCCGCTTCCGAAGCGCGTTGCGCCAGCTGTATTTATTTTTTCCTTCAGTGCATCCAGAGATCCGAAGGCTTCATTGATCGCGTCTGCCAGTTTTCCGGAAGGAGCGCCTTCACCACCGGGTCCCAGGATTTCCCAGAAAAAGGAATGATTCCAGTGACCGCCTCCGTTGTTACGAACTGCCGGGGAAATAGTACCTGCGTTCTTTACCAGGTCTTCCAGCGATTTATCTGCGTTCTCAGTGCCGTCTATGGCTTTGTTTAAATTATCCACATAAGCCTGATGGTGCTTTCCGTGGTGGATCTCCATCGTCTGCTTGTCAATGTGCGGTTCCAGTGCATCAGGTGCATAAGGAAGGGCTGGTAGTGTAAATGCCATGATTCTTTATTTTTTATTTAGTAAACAATAACTGATAATTGCAACAAAGTTAACTCATTATCGTTGCGATCTGCGCACTTATACTGCAAAAATTCAGCCATGCGGCAGCTCCGGGTTATAAGATTTTGTTACTTATCGCCACCGGTGCTTCGATCAGAAATTGGTAAAGTAATTGGTAAATACCAGGTCGAACAGATGCACATTCGCCTTTTTGGTTTGCAGGTAGGCGCCGGGTACCGGCACTTTGTTCAGTTCCCGGAAGAGCACCTGCCTGGTATTAAAAAAAGTTCCGAGTAACCGGTTGATCGTTTTCACCGTTTCGAGGTATTGCCGGTGTTTGGTTTCATTGTTCAGGCAAAACTGATCATGATCCAGCATTGCTGTGCCGTTGAGGCCCAGGAAATCGGTAACCACGATGCTGTGCCAGGGCATCAGAACGCTCAGGAGGATATGTATTTTAAATAATCCGCGCCCCTCCTTTGAAGTACAGTCGAGGTAATAACAGAATTTATTATGAAAAAGATCCGTACGGTCATTCAGTTCATATCTTGTTAAACCGGCAGCAAGTGCTTGCCGGAATGCTTCCCACTGCTCTCCCAATGCTTCTTTCAGAGCCCGAACTGATCGTTTACGCCGGGCATACACCTCCTCATATTCCTGTCGGTCTACCAGTGGTGTAAGGCCTTTAGGGTAGTGGTTATAAACCTCTTTTAAAAAAGACGAAGTGTTCATTTTAAAACACTGGTTGCTGAAATAAATAAATTATATTAAAATAACATGTGTCATTACTATTAACAGTATCAAATTTATTAAAAAAAATTAGCAAAAAATAACACATAATATAATTTAATATATATATATTTTACATACTGCTGTTATCCATTGTGGCTGGGGGAATTTGCTATTTTTCCAACTGCGGCTTTCTGCGAATTTTATCTGCTTTGTGCACTTTTAACTATAAAATAACGTATATTTAACAAACCTCTACTTTTTTAAATTAAAACCAATTTGCATGAAGAGAATGATCGCATTGCGTATGGCAGCCTTGTTTTTAGCATGGTCTCCACTCCTGCTCTGGGCTCAACAGCAGCAGATCCAGGGCTCTGTTAAAAATGAATCCGGTGAGCCGGTTGCCGGAGCCACCATTCTTCAAACAGGTACCAGGAATGCCGTCGCATCAAATGATGATGGAAGCTTTTCCCTCCAGATAACTGGAAACGACGCGGAACTGGAAGTTTCTGCTGTTACTTATGCCCGGCAAAAGATAGCTGTTGGAAATAACACATTTATTACCATCACACTCATCCCGGATGGCAAGGCCATCATGGAAGAAGTGGTGGTTACAGCATTGGGAATCGGTAAAAAACAGCGAGCGGTTGGTTACGCTACGCAGTCCGTATCCGGACAAAATCTTACGGTTGCTAAGCAGCAAAATGTAATTGGTGCCCTGGCAGGAAAAATATCCGGGGTGCAGGTATCCGGCTCTTCGGGTGCAAGCATGGGGGGTACTCAAAAAATTCAGATAAGAGGTGTTAATTCTGTTACAGGAAATGGCGAACCGCTGATCGTGGTAGACAATACACCAATCTCCAACACAAATTATAGTGATAAAAATGGATCTGATTATGGAAACCTGGCACAGGACATCAATCCGGATGATATTGAATCGGTGAACGTTCTGAAAGGCCCGGCCGCATCTGCCCTATATGGTTTGCGTGGTCAGTTTGGAGTCATTATGATCACGACAAAAAAAGGAAGCAAAAGTGCGAACAAGCCGGTTGTCAACTTCAGCTCCACTTATTCAATAGAAAAAGCAGCAAATTTTTTGCCCTTACAGAATCTGTATGGCGCAGGCTCCAGCCTGAACTTTCCCACGATCGACATAAACGGTGTAGAAACAAAATATGTGGATGGAAGCTGGGATGAAAGCTGGGGACCAAAAATGGATGGCACACCGGTAAGACAACAATATAGTTTTTATCCTGCCGACCCCGATTTTGGCAAAGCAACTCCTTTCATTCCGCACCCGGACAATATCAAGGACTGGTTCGAGACAGGACATACCTGGAACAACAATGTTTCTGTTGCCGGAGGCGGTGCCAATACTACATTCCGCCTGTCATACAACCATACAGATATAAAAGGAATTGAGCCAAATACCTATCTAAAAAGGAACAATATCACGTTCAATGGCTCCCTGAACATCACTTCCAAACTGGTCGTCTCCACTGGGATCAATTATGCCGACAATAAGGGACAGCGCCCCGCACAGGGATATTATAACGGAACACGTAATATGTACCAATGGTTTGAACGCAACCTGGATATGAAAAAACTAAAACAGTACAAATATCCTGATGGCACTTTCTATCATTGGAACCTGAATGATCCTAATGATGAAGGCATTTATGAAGACATGAAACCGATCGACTGGAACAATCCTTATTTTGAAGCTTATGAAAATCCTTCACACGATAGCCGCAGCCGGTACTGGGGTAATATCGGTTTAACGTATACAATTTTTCCGGGACTACAGGTGAGTGGTTTCGTACGCAAAGACGCCTATGTTCAGAACATCGATACCCGTAATGCGGAAGGGGGCCGGTACCTGCCAAGTTTCACCATCGGCAAATACGAAAACAATGAAATGAACTACGAGTTCATGGCACAGTATAACAGAGACTTTGGTAAGTTATCTCTCAACGCTAACCTGGGAGGTAATATCCTAACGCAAAAATACACCTATCTCTATCAGGGAACTGTAGGTGGATTTGTAACACCGGGATGGTTCAATATCCAGAATTCTGTAGAACGACCTTTTGTAGAGAACATCCTTAACAGAAAGGAAATAAGAAGTGCTTTTGGTTCTGTGTCCCTGGGCTACGACAAAACCTACTATATTGACGCTTCACTACGCAATGATATTTCCTCGGCGCTTCCGCTCAAAAACAACTCCTATTGGTATCCGTCTCTTTCAGGAAGCTTTGTATTCAGCGAATTAATGAAATGGCAGGCCCTTTCATTTGGTAAGTTGCGGTTGAGCTTTGCCCAGGCAGGATCGGATCTCCCTATTTACAAAACAGCACCATTTTATGAGCTGGGCAACCCATACGAAACAAATTATCCGATGTTCATACCGGATCAGCTCGCTAACCCGAACCTCAAACCTTCGTTGGGCACTGCATATGAAGCGGGCCTGGAACTGAACTTTTTAAAAAACCGCCTCGGGTTCAATGTCACCTATTACAATCAGCAAAATAAAAATGCAGTGGTAGTACTGGACATACCGGGAGGAAGCGGATATACCAGTCAGGTA includes:
- a CDS encoding superoxide dismutase → MAFTLPALPYAPDALEPHIDKQTMEIHHGKHHQAYVDNLNKAIDGTENADKSLEDLVKNAGTISPAVRNNGGGHWNHSFFWEILGPGGEGAPSGKLADAINEAFGSLDALKEKINTAGATRFGSGWAWLIVKDGKLEVTSTPNQDNPLMDVAEVKGTPILGVDVWEHAYYLKYQNKRPDYLKAFWNVVNWKKVEEHYNNAL
- a CDS encoding SusC/RagA family TonB-linked outer membrane protein, producing MKRMIALRMAALFLAWSPLLLWAQQQQIQGSVKNESGEPVAGATILQTGTRNAVASNDDGSFSLQITGNDAELEVSAVTYARQKIAVGNNTFITITLIPDGKAIMEEVVVTALGIGKKQRAVGYATQSVSGQNLTVAKQQNVIGALAGKISGVQVSGSSGASMGGTQKIQIRGVNSVTGNGEPLIVVDNTPISNTNYSDKNGSDYGNLAQDINPDDIESVNVLKGPAASALYGLRGQFGVIMITTKKGSKSANKPVVNFSSTYSIEKAANFLPLQNLYGAGSSLNFPTIDINGVETKYVDGSWDESWGPKMDGTPVRQQYSFYPADPDFGKATPFIPHPDNIKDWFETGHTWNNNVSVAGGGANTTFRLSYNHTDIKGIEPNTYLKRNNITFNGSLNITSKLVVSTGINYADNKGQRPAQGYYNGTRNMYQWFERNLDMKKLKQYKYPDGTFYHWNLNDPNDEGIYEDMKPIDWNNPYFEAYENPSHDSRSRYWGNIGLTYTIFPGLQVSGFVRKDAYVQNIDTRNAEGGRYLPSFTIGKYENNEMNYEFMAQYNRDFGKLSLNANLGGNILTQKYTYLYQGTVGGFVTPGWFNIQNSVERPFVENILNRKEIRSAFGSVSLGYDKTYYIDASLRNDISSALPLKNNSYWYPSLSGSFVFSELMKWQALSFGKLRLSFAQAGSDLPIYKTAPFYELGNPYETNYPMFIPDQLANPNLKPSLGTAYEAGLELNFLKNRLGFNVTYYNQQNKNAVVVLDIPGGSGYTSQVINAGLIQNRGIELTLNAVPVKTTHFNWTSVVNFARNKSMIKKLAPGLSTLVLDQNRYSSVDMFLLANENEAFGSLVGNAYQRDANTGKILLDDQNLPLYEQNHNFGSVLPRFTGGWQNTFRYKNILLSAMIDFQSGGQFFSWTQMLAVKSGQAAITAATNENGKNIRDPLDQGGGIKVTGISAATGEEVTAYVNARTYYRNRLGTQIYEEWLYDASYIKLRELSLGYSFTKEQFARMPFSAVTLSLIARNPAMIWQKAPKGLNPDELSTGASSLNWLETGQLATTRSYGISLNITF
- a CDS encoding formylglycine-generating enzyme family protein; its protein translation is MKKLIAAALLCAGAGALYAQEKKDPGFQKYEQTIPGSSVKFTMVPIPAGSFKMGSSSGEADEQPPVTVKLDAFYMGSHEVTFDEYALFQYDESLGQNVDADAVTRPTAPYIDLTLGMGKEGGFPANSMQQRAAIMYCKWLYTKTGVFYRLPTEAEWEYAARAGSGTAYFFGDDPKQLDDYAWYAKNSEDHYYKTGLKKPNPWGLYDIYGNVAEWVLDQYQADYYKTLGKQTAANPVRLPEAKNPRIVRGGNYKDEAPALRSANRTESDPIWNRRDPQIPKSKWWNADAPFVGFRLVRPAKQPSAEAIEKFFSTYIL
- a CDS encoding Gfo/Idh/MocA family protein; its protein translation is MNHKTTRRDFVKSSSLIAGGLLASPVLGNVNFFSGAEGVIKIALIGCGGRGTGAVTQALSTKQNVKLVAMADAFKDRIDSCYKTITSKDDSGIAAEKISVPEANKFTGFDAYKKAIALADVVILTTPPGFRPIHFEEAVKQGKHIFTEKPMATDPAGIKKVLDAAEIAKQKKLNVVVGLQRRYQDSYRALFERKDLIGEIISGQVWWNNAGVWVKQREPQQTEMEYQMRNWYYFNWLCGDHINEQHIHNIDVMNWFKDAYPVKAQGMGGRQVRTGKQYGEIFDHHYVEFHYADGSILNSQCRHIPGTMSKVDELLVGTKGAIFCDQAVIKDRSGKVLYAFDKKNERNPYQTEHDELFEAIAKGEYKFANAEYGAKSTLTAIIGRMATYSGQVIEWDKALNSGIDIMPKEYSFNATPPVVPDADGFYPIATPGKTKYF